From Methanobacterium petrolearium:
ACCTGGAAGATGCTGCTGATAATATATTGAGGATTGAAAAAGAGGAAGGTACCTCTTTTCTGGCGGAATCCTAAATATTCATATACGATATAAACAGTGAAGTAAATCCTAAATAACTTAATTAACTTACTTTATACTTTTTCAGCAGAGTAAATGGCTATTTCTAAATCTTTTGCTACCAGATCTTCAATTGCGACTCCAAATGATTTGAAATGTTCAGTTTGCATGTGGGTATCAAGAGCTTCCTTATTTTCCCATTTTTCAAACATCACTAGGACATTCTCATCTTCGGTGCTGGCCAATAATTCGTAACTTATGTTCCCCTGTTCCTGGAGGGTGTTTTTAATTACATCCTGGGATTTAGAAATCATTTCATCTCTTTTGCCTGGTTTAGCTGTTATATTAGCAGTTACTATGATCATTACAGTCATTCCTCCTTTCATTTCTTTTACGTTTTAAAGTAATGGATGAACTATGTTATAAATCTCTTTTAATTTTTACATTTACAAAAAATCAGCATACTCCTAGTGAAATGGAAAAAATGATAAAAAAGAAAAATTAAAGTCCAAACAGGATTATGATGGCTGAATTTCCTTGGACTCCTTTTTTAATAAATCAGACTATTGAAAAACCACCATCTACAAATATTGTTTGTCCAGTTATGTAAGAAGAAGCATTTGATGAGAGGAACAGGATTGCTCCGTTTAATTCTCCTTTTTTAGCTGGGCGGTTGAGTGGTACGATTCTGCTGTATGTTTCCAGGAATTTTTCAGATTTGAAGAGGGTATCTGCTGTCATTTCAGATTCGAAAAGACCAGGACCCACAGCATTTACTGTAATTCCATATTTACCATAAGAACAGGCCATTCCCATGGTCAGACCACGAACAGCTGCTTTTGATGCATTGTAAACGTGACGTATGAACATGTCATTTTTATCACCGGCTATGGAGTTGATGGAACTGGTGTTCACGATTTTCCCATACTTATTTTCAAT
This genomic window contains:
- a CDS encoding putative quinol monooxygenase, with amino-acid sequence MTVMIIVTANITAKPGKRDEMISKSQDVIKNTLQEQGNISYELLASTEDENVLVMFEKWENKEALDTHMQTEHFKSFGVAIEDLVAKDLEIAIYSAEKV